CATGTCTCTTAACACACCATGGGGTGTGGTGCCTCTTACCAGGAATCAACCCTCTTCAATATCAGGAAGAAAAAGGAGGGGCTCCCTCGTATATTTTTTGTACGATGGGAAGATCTGCAGGGCTCCATCGTAGAGAGCTAAGGTAGGCAGGATCGAGCCAGAGGTAGGCCGCGTGTTCCGTAAGATGAAAGGTACCTCCCCGATGATAGGCCTTGTAGGCGGTAAGATGGATTACCGCCTCTCCGTGTGGAACCTGCGATTCGCCGTAGGGCGTTTTTTCTAAGGTTACTTCGATTCCCAGTTCTTCCCGTAGTTCCCGCTGCAGGGCCTCGCAGGGGTTCTCTCCTTTTTCTATCTTCCCCCCCGGGAATTCCCAGAGGCCCCCATTATGCATAGCATGGGAGCGGAGGGTACAGAGAATCTGAGCGGCATCGTTATACACGATGGCCGCCACTACCTCTATGGTGTTCATACTATGGACTACAGTACGGGAAGTAACAAAAAAGGACAAGGGCCCCGGTCTCATCGAGGTTCGAGCCCGGTTGGGGGGTGTGTAGGAGGCTTCCGAAAAGGAAGCCTTTTTATTGCTTAGATATACTTTTTCAATAGACTCTTACTGCCCAGTCCGGGCTCGAAACGAAGGAGCCGCCGAGCGAAGGCGAGGGAAAGGGGCCAGGATGCCCCGACAGGCTCCGAAGGCGGCCTGGAAGGAGCCCGCAGGACGCGGGCGACTGAAAGGCGAGCCCGGTCGGGATATAAAGGTTCTTTGCTTTGAGCTGTCTGGGAAACAAAAAAGGCGACCACTTTTTAATGGTCGCCTTCTACACTCCCCCGCCCGGGCTCGAACCAGGGACCCAGTGGTTAACAGCCACTTGCTCTGCCAACTGAGCTACAGGGGAATGACTTACAGGGAGGTATACTAGCGAAGGAGATAAAAAATGTCAAGGCCCCGCGCTAATCTCTAAGGTTTTTAGCCCCCTCCTGCGCCGAGATCAAAACTGAGCGAGAGCCTGAAATAGTTATGATCATATTTTTTTCAGATGATTTCGTACTTGTTTTTCTTATCGATCCTTCGGTTTTACCGTATAAAAATACCGGAAAGAAACCGCCAAGCCTTCGAGGGGCCGGGGCATATTGTGACTCACTTCCATGGCAAGGGTATGCTCCTGGTCGGTATACCACAGGCCACCACTCAGGCGAGCGTCGTAGCTCACCGTCGTAGAAAGCCACTGGTCCCCCGACCGGGCTGGAAGGGCAAGGCCCTGGACCAGGCGAGCCTGTAGGGCAACCGATCGGTTTACCAATATCATGGTGCCTGTCGTAAGTCCTACCGAGAAGGGTTCCCAGTAGGAAGTCCCCTCACGGCTTCCCGGGAGGCTAGTCCCAACACGGAGTCCCAGCGTAAGGCTTATCGGATCGGTGTAGCGGGTATACTGCCAAAAAAGATCCAGGTAGTGAAGGAGGCCTCCGGTCTGGATGGTATTATCTTGGGTTGCGACCCCTTCGTTTATCCCGGTTGGAAAAGTCCAGCTTGCCCCAAGCCGATGTTCTCCCCGATTCGTATGGCCTATCCAGGCAGCTTCTACAGTTGCATCTCCCTGAGCAACGACAGGGGAGACCATATCGATGGTGGCGAGGGGCAGGCGAAGGTAGAGAGGAAATCCAAAAGAAAAATACCAGCGTTGATTGAGTAGGACATCCGCCGAGGCTTCAACGCAAAGTATCGCCTGGGTATCTCCCTGTACGATAGGAAGGACCGTGAGTCCCCCTCCAAGGGTACTTTGCCAGGGCCACTTTCCCTGAACCGCCATGCGGTTGTGGGATGTTTCCTGACTTTCAAGGGAAAGTACGGCCGAGAGCATCCATGCCATGCCAAGGAGCATTGGGGAGATAGAGCGCATACCTGGTTTCAGGTGCTCTTTACCAGAAGGCAGCCGCCGGCTCGGTCGCTTTCTTGGTGTACGTTGCCTATCCTTGTTCTTCCCCTTTGACAACATTTCTCCAAGAATCCCCTGACTCATCGGTATCCTCCTCCCTGGATCCCCGAAAGGAATTGTAAACTTTCTTGCCGTGAATGGGCTTCCTGCACTGTTCTTTCAAGGGCGGGTTGGTTTTTAAGAAGCGTGGGATGCTGGATCAAAAGAGCATAGCCCTGCCAATGGGAAAGGAGAGCGTCCCGGCTAAGCCAATATACTCCCTCTGCGGGATCGGCAATCACGAGGTATTCTTCCTCTGCCGCAAGGCAGAGCACAAAGTGTCCCTCCTGGTCTGCAAAATGGAGAATGAGCGGAGCGTAAGACCGAGCGGCCTTTACAAGCTGGTCATAACTAAAACGAAAGCCCCTGGATACAAAACCATGGCGGGCCAGAAGATCCTGCATATCTTTAAAGGAAATGGTGTAGTCTTCCTCGGCTCTTCCGATGTCGTTCGTATGGGAGCGCTCAGAGGTCTGCCTGAGGGTAAACCACTCAGAGACGAGGGTTTCTTCGGAAAGGGGATAATTCCAATACCGGGATACCAGGTCCGAAAGGACTGAAAGCCCACAGGAAGTATCGTAGCCCTGCTCGGCCACATGGGAAAAACGCAGGGGTTCAAGACCCTGTACTTGCTGAAGGAGCAAAAGGAAAGAAAGAATCCCCGCCATAACACCTCCAGAATGACACAAAATAATTTTTTGACTTGACAATATCACGGGGGGGGGGGGGATACAATCAAGACATCTTCTGGCCAGGAGTACAAAAATTTTCTGGAGGTATTACAATGAAAAAGGTAATTGCGTCTTTACTGGTCCTGTTTTTAGGTGCTAGTATGGTGATGGCTGAGGTGCCAAAAATAAAAAAGCCATTCCAGGTATGTAAAGTAAGAACAGCTTTCAATTGCCTTTTACATGGGCTTTAAAAACAATAGAGAAAGTGAGGTTTTTATGGAAATCCGTTATCCGGGTATTAAACAGACGATAGGCATGTTAGCCCTGATAGTGCTGTTCCAGGCGGTCGCAGGAGCGGTATTGGGCATTCTGGCAAATGTCCTCCATGTGCCAGCGGATACCACCCTGATTGGAGGGCTGGCAAATACCTTTGCCTTTGGCTTTTTTATTCTTCGCTCCAAGAAATTCCTCAAGGAACCCTTTACGCAGAGGTTCCCCTTACCCCCCTTTGATTGGCGATATCTGGTTATCGGAAGTATTTTAATGGTGGGCCTTTCTATTGTTCTTTCAGAACTTGACAATCTTACTCGGGTAGTGCTTCCCATGCCTGAGTTTTTTCAAAACATTTATGGCTCCCTTTTCCAGAGCGAAGGAGGTTTTGTCTCTTCTTTCTTTACCCTCTGTATTGTGGCCCCTATAACTGAGGAACTTTTCTTTCGGGGCCTTGTCCTGCGGGGCTTTTTAAGCCGCATGGCAAAAACAAAGGCTATTTTATTATCGGCCCTGCTATTTTCTTTGATTCATCTCAGTCCCTGGCAATTAATCGGGCCATTTATTATAGGGAGTATCTTCGCTGTTATCTATATTGAAACGCAGTCATTGCTTCCTACTATTTTGCTGCACAGCCTTTTTAATTTTCTGCCCCTCCTGGTTATGTCAGTTCTTAAAGTAAGTATCCCTGGCTATTCAGTTACCGAGTATTCGGTGGTGGAATTCCAACCCCTCTGGTTTGACCTCCTCGGACTTTTCCTAGTAGGAATAGCCCTCGTGCTCTATCGCATGTTCTTTGCACCAAAGGCACCGAGCCCAATCTCTGGCGGTACCGACGGCACCGAAGGAAAAAATGCTCCTTCCTCTTCGTCATCGTAAACAAGGGAGTGGAAAAAACAAAAAACGATGCCAGTAGGGTGTACAGAAGAAACAGAGCAAGACTGATGCGGACTTAACCGCTTTACGTTGCCCACATTGTTGAGGGGGAAGGCCTTCCCCCTGGGCCGGGCCACGGTCCCGGCCCACCCCCTTCTCCGGGGGCACCCTGATTGCAGCCTATTGCCCCCTCCCCATTTTGTCGTCTTTTCTGTCGCTGCCCCCGGACCCCCGTTCCTCTTACTCAGTAATCCAGCCCATTGAGATGTAATCCCTGATAGGGTTTTTCTCTTATTTCCTTCCTGGTAAAAAAATGCAATATCTGCTATGCTAGCGGTGGGAGGGATTATGGCGGAACAACTCATCGTTAAGAATTTGCCCTTTATCAAGATTCTTCCTGCCTGGGCGCAGGACCTTTCTTAT
The sequence above is drawn from the Treponema sp. J25 genome and encodes:
- a CDS encoding type II CAAX endopeptidase family protein; this encodes MEIRYPGIKQTIGMLALIVLFQAVAGAVLGILANVLHVPADTTLIGGLANTFAFGFFILRSKKFLKEPFTQRFPLPPFDWRYLVIGSILMVGLSIVLSELDNLTRVVLPMPEFFQNIYGSLFQSEGGFVSSFFTLCIVAPITEELFFRGLVLRGFLSRMAKTKAILLSALLFSLIHLSPWQLIGPFIIGSIFAVIYIETQSLLPTILLHSLFNFLPLLVMSVLKVSIPGYSVTEYSVVEFQPLWFDLLGLFLVGIALVLYRMFFAPKAPSPISGGTDGTEGKNAPSSSSS
- a CDS encoding (deoxy)nucleoside triphosphate pyrophosphohydrolase; the encoded protein is MNTIEVVAAIVYNDAAQILCTLRSHAMHNGGLWEFPGGKIEKGENPCEALQRELREELGIEVTLEKTPYGESQVPHGEAVIHLTAYKAYHRGGTFHLTEHAAYLWLDPAYLSSLRWSPADLPIVQKIYEGAPPFSS
- a CDS encoding cysteine peptidase family C39 domain-containing protein; translation: MAGILSFLLLLQQVQGLEPLRFSHVAEQGYDTSCGLSVLSDLVSRYWNYPLSEETLVSEWFTLRQTSERSHTNDIGRAEEDYTISFKDMQDLLARHGFVSRGFRFSYDQLVKAARSYAPLILHFADQEGHFVLCLAAEEEYLVIADPAEGVYWLSRDALLSHWQGYALLIQHPTLLKNQPALERTVQEAHSRQESLQFLSGIQGGGYR